The Apium graveolens cultivar Ventura chromosome 11, ASM990537v1, whole genome shotgun sequence genome has a window encoding:
- the LOC141697839 gene encoding WRKY transcription factor 6-like, giving the protein MDSSPPSETFHFPVNLNRVTDDHEQNRPDEMDFFAHKREDDHDHDQSKVTDNTSDAANHRAFSPPPDLDSNVNTGLHLLTTNTCSDHSVVDDGISPNSEDKRSKNELAALQSDLERTNIENRRLKDLLNQVTNNYNTLQMHLVTITQQQGQKAADDHELDQFSDQRANIKADLTRQNSSTSMVPRQFINLGLGSQISTETDHASSPEGGDPSNMDHLSKEDDADPGSHNVWMGGNKVSRLNPTKSVDEATEATIRKARVSVRARSEAPMMTDGCQWRKYGQKIAKGNPCPRAYYRCTMAAGCPVRKQVQRCAEDRSILITTYEGNHNHPLPPAAMAMASTTSSAARMLLSGSMPSADGMMNPNVLARTLLPCSSSMATISASAPFPTVTLDLTQNPNPLQLQKPQNQFQLPFNNTQQNPMAGISPAALLPQIFGHALYNQSKFSGLQLSQDMEAGTSQLGQQAPQLDHSLTDTVNALTTDPNFTAALAAAISSIIGGGSHPNGNASNNVNATQSTTSNNNGV; this is encoded by the exons ATGGACTCGTCTCCACCATCCGAAACTTTTCACTTTCCAGTCAATCTTAACCGCGTAACAGATGATCATGAACAGAATAGGCCTGATGAGATGGACTTTTTTGCGCATAAAAGAGAAGATGATCATGATCATGATCAGTCTAAGGTGACAGACAACACTAGTGATGCTGCTAATCACAGAGCCTTCTCTCCTCCCCCTGATTTGGATTCCAACGTCAAT ACTGGTTTGCATCTCCTCACGACGAATACATGTAGTGATCATTCGGTAGTTGATGATGGAATATCACCCAATTCCGAAGATAAAAGATCCAAAAATGAG CTAGCTGCACTTCAGTCAGATTTGGAACGTACCAACATCGAGAATCGTCGACTGAAAGACTTGCTGAATCAAGTTACAAACAATTACAACACTCTTCAAATGCATCTAGTCACAATTACGCAACAGCAAGGTCAGAAAGCAGCTGACGATCACGAACTAGACCAATTCAGTGATCAGCGCGCTAACATCAAAGCTGACCTAACAAGGCAAAATAGTAGTACTAGTATGGTACCTAGACAATTTATCAATCTGGGGCTAGGAAGTCAGATTAGTACTGAGACAGATCATGCTTCTTCCCCTGAGGGCGGTGATCCTAGTAACATGGACCATTTATCTAAAGAAGATGATGCGGATCCAGGATCACACAACGTTTGGATGGGAGGTAACAAAGTTTCTAGGCTAAATCCTACAAAAAGTGTCGATGAAGCCACAGAGGCAACGATAAGAAAAGCTAGAGTGTCAGTTAGAGCACGATCCGAAGCACCAATG ATGACAGATGGTTGTCAATGGAGAAAATACGGGCAAAAAATTGCCAAAGGAAATCCATGCCCTCGAGCATATTATAGATGTACCATGGCTGCAGGATGCCCAGTTAGGAAGCAG GTACAAAGATGTGCTGAAGACAGGAGCATCCTCATTACAACATACGAAGGAAATCACAACCACCCTCTACCTCCAGCTGCCATGGCAATGGCATCGACAACATCATCAGCAGCACGAATGCTACTTTCCGGGTCAATGCCAAGTGCAGATGGTATGATGAATCCAAATGTACTTGCCAGAACTCTCCTCCCTTGTTCTAGTAGCATGGCCACTATATCCGCTTCTGCACCATTTCCAACAGTAACTCTAGACTTAACACAAAATCCAAACCCCTTGCAACTCCAAAAGCCACAAAACCAGTTCCAGCTCCCCTTCAACAATACGCAACAAAATCCAATGGCAGGCATCTCGCCAGCTGCTCTCCTTCCTCAGATATTTGGTCATGCATTATATAATCAATCAAAATTCTCTGGCCTGCAACTGTCTCAGGATATGGAAGCTGGTACGTCGCAATTAGGCCAGCAGGCACCTCAGCTGGACCACTCTTTGACCGACACGGTGAATGCACTTACAACTGATCCAAATTTTACTGCAGCTCTAGCTGCTGCCATCTCATCTATTATTGGTGGAGGATCTCATCCAAATGGAAATGCTAGCAACAATGTCAATGCTACACAGTCAACCACCAGCAACAACAATGGAGTATAA